Proteins found in one Kluyveromyces marxianus DMKU3-1042 DNA, complete genome, chromosome 2 genomic segment:
- the MSE1 gene encoding glutamate--tRNA ligase MSE1 translates to MSSISGYRRLYSSLSKSKLGNILNGSGKKSLFVKKPVKDVHPKYPVRTRFAPSPTGFLHMGSLRTALYNYLLAKNTGGEFLLRLEDTDQKRLVPGAEESLYDTLKWCNIEYDEGPGINEIHGPYRQSDRTEIYQKYINILLEKGHAYRCFCPKERLDTLRSSARRLQPPTTVSYDRHCYKMSQEDIAKHLDANVPFTVRFKSPQKYPPFEDLLHGKLDMQPQVNVMDVRYDDPILMKSDYLPTYHFANVVDDHLMKITHVIRGEEWLPSTPKHIALYEAFGWTPPHYVHIPLLTSTSDKKLSKRKGDADVRTMRAKGILPEALINFSALFGWAPPRELAAANHECFELKELVKIFDLNHLTKGNAKVDDKKLYYFNKHYLSKRLKNPVDFEEQLQIAYDYMKPNYHDLDIEQLRKALNSIGGYLTTIYDIDSEFYYLFKDPQYENENALNFLKSHDTAQVHKVLAFMNGKIEESNISELIKITEAELSVPKKVIFESVRFALAGSIPGVKLPVLVQIITPNESNRRLEYALHQLP, encoded by the coding sequence ATGTCGAGTATCTCTGGATACAGGAGGCTGTATTCGTCCTTATCGAAGTCTAAATTGGGCAATATACTCAATGGATCCGGCAAGAAGTCACTTTTTGTCAAAAAGCCAGTAAAAGATGTACATCCAAAATACCCCGTAAGGACCAGATTCGCGCCTTCTCCTACAGGGTTTTTACACATGGGATCACTAAGAACAGCATTGTACAACTATTTGCTTGCAAAGAACACTGGTGGTGAATTTCTCTTAAGATTAGAAGATACCGACCAAAAAAGACTTGTACCAGGAGCAGAAGAAAGTTTATATGATACTTTAAAATGGTGCAATATTGAGTATGATGAGGGTCCTGGTATCAATGAAATTCATGGACCTTATAGACAGAGTGATAGAACAGAAATCTATCAAAAATACATCAACATCCTATTGGAAAAGGGCCATGCCTATCGCTGTTTTTGTCCCAAAGAACGTCTCGATACGTTGAGAAGCTCCGCAAGAAGATTGCAGCCACCAACTACAGTAAGTTATGATCGTCATTGCTACAAAATGTCACAAGAGGATATTGCAAAACATTTGGATGCAAATGTGCCATTTACTGTAAGATTCAAGTCTCCGCAGAAATATCCGCCGTTCGAGGATCTTCTACATGGTAAGCTTGATATGCAACCACAAGTAAATGTCATGGATGTACGATATGATGATCCAATTCTTATGAAGTCAGATTATCTACCAACTTATCATTTCGCgaatgttgttgatgacCACTTAATGAAAATTACCCATGTAATTAGAGGAGAGGAATGGCTACCATCAACACCGAAGCATATTGCCCTATACGAAGCATTTGGGTGGACACCACCTCACTACGTTCATATTCCACTATTGACGTCTACTAGCGACAAAAAATTGAGCAAGAGAAAAGGCGATGCGGATGTCAGAACAATGCGTGCTAAGGGCATCTTGCCTGAGGCTTTGATTAACTTTAGTGCTCTCTTTGGATGGGCACCTCCAAGAGAACTAGCTGCTGCTAATCATGAATGTTTTGAGCTCAAAGAATTAGTTAAAATTTTTGATTTAAACCATCTTACGAAGGGAAATGCTAAGGTTGATGACAAGAAGTTGTATTATTTCAATAAGCATTACCTTTCtaaaagattgaagaatCCCGTggactttgaagaacaattgCAAATTGCTTATGACTACATGAAGCCAAACTACCATGATTTGGATATAGAACAATTGCGGAAAGCCTTGAACTCTATAGGAGGATACTTGACTACAATTTATGACATAGATTCGGAGTTCTACTATCTCTTCAAGGACCCACAGTacgaaaacgaaaatgCTTTAAATTTCCTAAAATCTCATGATACCGCCCAGGTTCACAAAGTTCTTGCTTTTATGAATGGAAAGATCGAAGAATCTAACATATCAGAGCTCATAAAAATAACAGAAGCTGAGCTATCGGTTCCTAAGAAAGTTATCTTTGAAAGTGTCAGATTTGCTCTTGCAGGTTCCATTCCTGGAGTCAAACTCCCAGTCCTGGTGCAGATAATAACCCCTAATGAGTCTAATAGAAGGTTAGAGTATGCGCTACACCAGCTGCCCTGA
- the OPI10 gene encoding Opi10p has translation MFAAIASGNPLQLSTEVPNSNGLQHTIVLSSTKPKSYSHITLFILPNVTFPQEFLATVYFKLNPAEDFKLFGYLGNEKPSAIFKVKLPQLNASAGAGTMPNVTDGLGEIDMEDDSALNNGDGGFAGINENGSNNISELIIGISIEPRVDALNKLNQWKAEQAALNSGVGPGTMVLSRNSAQILTAGALAKQYPIVTQDLAAKIVQHAYNYLTGFVDPQGNVSIKRFDTWWDKFKTRLKSDASFLDEVTKD, from the coding sequence ATGTTTGCCGCAATTGCATCTGGAAATCCGCTTCAATTGTCCACGGAAGTACCAAATTCTAATGGTTTACAGCACACAATTGTGCTCTCCTCTACAAAGCCTAAATCATACTCACATATAACATTGTTCATATTACCAAATGTTACATTCCCGCAGGAGTTTTTGGCAACAGTGTATTTCAAATTGAATCCTGCAGAAGATTTTAAATTATTCGGTTACTTGGGTAATGAGAAACCAAGTGCAATTTTTAAGGTCAAGCTGCCCCAGTTGAATGCTagtgctggtgctggtacCATGCCAAACGTTACTGACGGTCTAGGGGAAATAGATATGGAAGATGATTCAGCGTTAAATAATGGAGATGGTGGCTTCGCAGGCATTAATGAAAACGGAAGTAATAACATCTCGGAGCTTATAATTGGTATTTCTATAGAACCAAGAGTTGACGCCCTTAACAAGCTAAATCAATGGAAAGCAGAACAAGCTGCTCTAAACTCTGGGGTTGGTCCTGGAACCATGGTCTTGTCTAGGAATTCAGCCCAAATTCTAACAGCAGGAGCACTTGCAAAACAATACCCTATCGTTACACAAGATTTAGCTGCAAAGATTGTACAGCATGCATATAACTATTTGACAGGTTTTGTTGATCCGCAAGGTAATGTATCGATAAAGAGATTCGATACTTGGTGGgataaattcaaaacaaGGTTGAAGAGTGATGCATCATTCCTAGATGAAGTAACAAAAGATTAG
- the SIL1 gene encoding Sil1p yields the protein MRFKSVHRVLTLLLVMFLAKSTATSLSDSEQEPKIDIKQDDEEAGLVIGDHLICNAEECYPKVFEPTNEWKVIKPAQRLPPGLDIRISLEKGVKEAKLGENQESAQNELVIAETNKHSELSTKEEHEFSKEFAKIRDVIEQSNSQNWVDVESVLDDLAEFAHDYKKGFKIISNEYQTLESFAFNESVPTQVRELAARIILSSLRNNPPSIDFINENYPESTTKIYNELSKLGDSADNALLVKRFLSMLDVIFSRSEKVTINDEILWRHYQAMDPVSKIKVLEIISKYYNKNNVNTVNGPDKNLVVVQKWTNELTNFLQVPELDEFHLREFFNCVCFIKENFKESIKIDTDFINWLIVEIESRREKSKDEVYKRDVDQLEFDDQLAQSRHMVFGNPNAARLKERLYDEDSNLGADEL from the coding sequence ATGAGATTTAAAAGTGTTCATAGGGTGCTGACACTGCTGCTTGTGATGTTCTTGGCAAAATCAACTGCAACTTCCCTGTCTGATTCTGAACAAGAACCAAAGATAGACATAAAacaagatgatgaagaagcaggCTTAGTAATCGGTGACCATTTGATCTGCAATGCGGAAGAATGCTATCCCAAGGTCTTTGAGCCTACCAATGAATGGAAAGTCATCAAACCTGCTCAAAGATTACCACCAGGGCTTGATATCAGAATCAGCCTTGAAAAGGGTGTCAAAGAAGCTAAACTAGGTGAGAATCAAGAGTCAGCACAAAATGAATTAGTTATCGCGGAAACTAACAAACACTCCGAACTATCTACCAAAGAAGAGCACGAATTCTCTAAAGAATTTGCTAAAATAAGAGATGTTATTGAACAAAGTAATTCACAGAACTGGGTCGATGTCGAGTCTGTATTAGACGACCTTGCTGAATTCGCCCATGATTACAAGAAGGGTTTCAAGATCATATCGAATGAATATCAAACACTTGAATCCTTTGCTTTTAATGAATCCGTGCCAACCCAGGTCAGAGAATTAGCTGCAAGAATAATTCTAAGCAGTTTAAGAAATAATCCCCCAAGCATTGATTTTATTAATGAGAATTACCCAGAAAGTACTACAAAAATCTACAACGAATTGAGTAAACTTGGCGACTCTGCAGATAATGCCTTGCTTGTCAAAAGATTTCTTTCAATGCTAGATGTTATATTTAGTAGATCAGAAAAGGTTACAATTAACGATGAAATTCTATGGAGACATTATCAGGCTATGGACCCTGTGTCAAAAATCAAGGTTCTTGAGATTATCTCAAAATATTACAATAAGAACAACGTGAATACTGTAAATGGACCAGATAAAAATCTAGTGGTAGTTCAAAAATGGACCAATGAACTAACCAATTTCCTTCAAGTTCCTGAACTTGATGAATTCCACCTAAGAGAGTTTTTCAATTGTGTGTGTTTCATAAaggaaaacttcaaagaaagtATCAAGATAGACACGGATTTCATCAACTGGTTaattgttgaaattgaatCACGTAGAGAAAAATCTAAGGATGAGGTCTATAAAAGAGATGTTGATCAACTGGAGTTTGATGATCAACTTGCACAAAGCAGACATATGGTTTTCGGAAATCCCAATGCGGCCAGACTCAAGGAAAGACTTTACGATGAGGACAGTAATTTAGGAGCGGATGAGCTTTGA
- the CYS3 gene encoding cystathionine gamma-lyase CYS3, protein MGLLPTDKFATKAIHAGAHVDVHGSVIEPISLSTTFKQTAPAQPIGEYEYSRSQNPNRKNLEDAIAALENGKYGLAFSSGSATTAVILQSLPQGSHAVSIGDVYGGTHRYFTKVANAHGVDTTFTNNLHEELPSLVKENTKLVWIESPTNPTLKVTDIEKVAKAVKAINSDILLVVDNTFLSPYLSNPLNFGADIVVHSATKYINGHSDVVLGVLATNDQAIYERLQFLQNAIGAIPSPFDAWLAHRGVKTLHLRVRQASLTAQKIAEFLAANDNVVAVNYPGLPTHESYEVVKKQHRDSLGGGMISFRIKGGAAAASKFSSSTRLFTLAESLGGIESLLEVPAVMTHGGIPKEQREASGVYDDLIRLSIGIEDADDLLEDIKQALAAAN, encoded by the coding sequence ATGGGTCTATTACCAACTGATAAATTCGCTACCAAGGCCATCCACGCCGGTGCTCACGTCGACGTTCACGGTTCCGTTATTGAACCAATCTCTCTATCTACCACTTTCAAGCAAACCGCTCCAGCTCAACCAATTGGTGAATATGAGTACTCTAGATCTCAAAACCCAAACAGAAAGAACTTGGAAGATGCTATTGCTGCTTTGGAAAACGGTAAGTACGGTCTAGCTTTCTCTTCTGGTTCTGCAACCACTGCCGTCATCTTGCAATCTCTACCACAAGGCTCCCACGCTGTTTCTATTGGTGATGTTTACGGTGGTACACACAGATACTTCACCAAGGTTGCAAATGCCCACGGTGTCGACACCACTTTCACCAACAACTTGCACGAAGAATTGCCATCCTTGGTCAAGGAAAACACCAAATTGGTCTGGATCGAATCTCCAACCAACCCAACCTTGAAGGTCACCGATATCGAAAAGGTCGCCAAGGCTGTTAAGGCCATCAACAGCGACATTCTACTTGTCGTTGACAACACTTTCCTATCCCCATACTTGTCCAACCCATTGAACTTTGGCGCTGACATTGTTGTCCACTCCGCTACAAAATACATTAACGGTCACTCTGATGTCGTCTTAGGTGTCTTGGCTACCAACGACCAAGCAATCTACGAAAGATTgcaattcttgcaaaacGCTATTGGTGCCATTCCATCTCCATTCGATGCTTGGTTGGCTCACCGTGGTGTCAAGACTCTACACTTGAGAGTTAGACAAGCTTCCTTGACTGCTCAAAAGATTGCTGAATTCTTGGCTGCCAACGACAACGTTGTTGCTGTCAACTACCCAGGTTTGCCAACTCATGAAAGTTACGAAGTCGTTAAGAAGCAACACCGTGACAGTCTAGGTGGTGGTATGATCTCATTTAGAATTAAGGGTGGTGCCGCAGCCGCTTCcaaattctcttcttcaaccaGACTATTCACTCTAGCAGAGTCTCTAGGTGGTATCGAATCTCTATTGGAAGTCCCAGCCGTCATGACTCACGGTGGTATTCCAAAGGAACAAAGAGAAGCCTCAGGTGTCTACGATGACTTGATCAGATTGTCCATTGGTATTGAAGACGCCGATGATCTTTTGGAAGACATTAAGCAAGCTCTAGCTGCCGCTAACTAA
- the RPP2A gene encoding ribosomal protein P2 alpha produces the protein MKYLAAYLLLNAAGNTPSSDNVKAVLESVGIEVEEEKVSTLLSALEGKSVEELIAEGNEKLASVPASSGAAASGAAASGASAEAAAEEAAESEKEESDDDMGFGLFD, from the coding sequence ATGAAGTACTTGGCTGCTtacttgttgttgaacGCCGCTGGCAACACCCCATCCTCTGACAATGTCAAGGCCGTCTTAGAATCTGTCGGtattgaagttgaagaagaaaaggtcTCCACCTTGTTGTCTGCTTTGGAAGGTAAgtctgttgaagaacttaTCGCTGAAGGTAACGAAAAGTTGGCTTCCGTCCCAGCCTCCtctggtgctgctgcttctggtgctgctgcttccgGTGCTTCCGctgaagctgctgctgaagaagctgCTGAATccgaaaaggaagaatCCGACGACGACATGGGTTTCGGTCTATTCGATTAA
- the RPS15 gene encoding 40S ribosomal protein uS19, translated as MSEAAAPRKRSFKTYSYKGVDLEKLLEMPTEEFVKLAPARVRRKFARGLSEKPAGLMKKLRAAKLNAPENEKPAVVRTHLRNMIIVPEMIGSVVGVYNGKVFNQVEIRPEMVGHYLGEFSITYTPVRHGRAGATTSRFIPLR; from the coding sequence ATGTCTGAAGCCGCTGCtccaagaaagagatcCTTCAAGACCTACTCTTACAAGGGTGTTGATCTAGAAAAGTTGTTGGAAATGCCAACCGAAGAATTCGTCAAGTTGGCTCCAGCCAGAGTTAGAAGAAAGTTCGCTCGTGGTTTGTCTGAAAAGCCAGCTGgtttgatgaagaagttgagaGCTGCTAAGCTTAACGCTCCAGAAAACGAAAAGCCAGCTGTCGTCAGAACTCACTTGAGAAACATGATCATTGTTCCAGAAATGATCGGTTCTGTCGTTGGTGTCTACAACGGTAAGGTTTTCAACCAAGTTGAAATCAGACCAGAAATGGTTGGTCACTACTTGGGTGAATTCTCCATTACTTACACCCCAGTTAGACACGGTAGAGCTGGTGCCACCACCTCTCGTTTCATCCCATTGAGATAA
- the DEP1 gene encoding Rpd3L histone deacetylase complex subunit DEP1 yields the protein MELHREAEETKQGINGADVDKEGSRNGSSETGDRIDSGSTTKLTKEVLDRIVSDSDSGNSNPNLNLAATSYSNKLKSRSLSKAGDLDYEDNSSSGLSKVTSPEHPNSVSLSDIYVSSDAETEKMDLEEDESRVKLSEMVVANGDDSTKPVAEDSNKDGHEDKQEILQEVDNGTAPSSDAGVEHNNDKSEVEEAGNAAVKGFSDEDKNDNLEHLGSAKEKEPTLPEQENNSAEKEELPEEEHASENGKTTADSPESGEEKSGVPEKRKLDEEPVKAEDETKGSDDNESTSIKTEQVFKKPKLPSDLKPGTYENEQETHRNGEHEGDIDADAEAEEEEVEDDGVLESELDDNNEDEEELEPEMEEEDDEDDTESKKKQDTENEDSAQSENGLSPMEIEKLRQEALSELTKIEVEFAKLRQSLYENKLAKLQNELQMCLDGSHPQLQTYYQKIDSIRDFKLKRMYQRQKYELECIDKETRATRTFIHQDFYRKVSDLKHKLLSDTTQKWYDINKERREMDVVVPEVNYHVPIKIANKSLSCITGYAAPAHPRRPGDVLSEDLLCENINFRYHNNPVDKLEVIVDRMRFNNELSDLDGLKRYYGGFPGAPELGSLKESEIHEDLTGIQHR from the coding sequence ATGGAGTTGCACAGAGAAGCAGAAGAGACAAAACAGGGAATCAACGGCGCAGACGTAGATAAAGAGGGTTCGAGAAACGGTAGTAGTGAAACTGGCGATCGAATTGACAGTGGGTCTACAACAAAGCTAACTAAGGAAGTTCTTGACAGGATAGTATCCGATTCAGATTCTGGGAATTCGAATCCGAACTTGAACTTGGCTGCTACATCTTACTCGAATAAGTTAAAGTCGAGAAGTTTATCCAAAGCTGGTGATTTGGATTACGAGGATAACAGCTCCAGTGGATTATCAAAGGTTACTTCGCCTGAACATCCTAATTCAGTTTCGCTTTCGGACATATACGTTTCATCGGATGCAGAGACCGAAAAAATGGActtagaagaagacgagTCACGTGTTAAATTATCGGAAATGGTAGTTGCCAATGGCGACGATAGCACAAAGCCTGTAGCTGAGGACAGTAACAAGGATGGCCACGAGGATAAGCAGGAGATTCtccaagaagttgataaCGGCACTGCACCAAGCTCTGACGCGGGAGTTGAACATAATAACGACAAGAGCGAAGTCGAAGAAGCGGGGAATGCAGCTGTTAAAGGGTTTTCTGATGAAGACAAAAACGATAACTTGGAACACTTAGGGTCTGCCAAGGAAAAGGAACCGACCCTGCCcgaacaagaaaacaatagtgcggaaaaggaagaactTCCGGAGGAGGAGCATGCATCAGAGAATGGCAAGACAACTGCAGACAGTCCTGAGAGcggagaagaaaaatcagGCGTTCCGGAAAAACGCAaacttgatgaagaaccaGTAAAGGCAGAAGACGAAACTAAAGGCTCTGACGACAACGAATCAACAAGCATCAAAACTGAGCAAGTCTTTAAGAAACCGAAGTTACCTTCTGACTTGAAGCCAGGAACATATGAAAATGAGCAAGAGACGCATAGGAACGGTGAACATGAAGGTGACATCGATGCTGATGCcgaagctgaagaagaagaagtagaagatGATGGCGTACTAGAAAGCGAACTCGACgataataatgaagatgaagaggagTTGGAACCAGAAatggaggaagaagatgatgaggatgacacagaaagtaaaaagaagcaagatacagaaaatgaagattcTGCACAATCTGAAAACGGTCTTTCACCAATGGAAATAGAAAAACTAAGGCAAGAAGCGCTATCGGAACTCACGAAAATTGAAGTCGAGTTTGCAAAACTACGCCAGAGTTTAtatgaaaacaaattaGCAAAGCTGCAAAATGAATTGCAAATGTGCCTGGATGGATCACACCCTCAACTCCAAACATACTACCAAAAGATTGATTCAATTCGCGATTTCAAACTAAAGAGAATGTACCAAAGACAGAAATACGAATTGGAATGCATTGACAAGGAGACAAGGGCTACTAGAACTTTCATTCATCAAGACTTTTACAGAAAAGTGTCTGACCTAAAGCATAAACTATTAAGCGATACAACGCAAAAATGGTACGATATTAATAAAGAGAGACGTGAGATGGATGTAGTTGTGCCTGAAGTCAACTATCATGTTCCTATCAAAATTGCTAATAAATCGCTAAGTTGCATTACAGGGTACGCAGCTCCTGCACATCCTAGGCGCCCAGGGGATGTATTATCAGAAGACCTGCTATGTGAAAACATTAACTTCAGATATCACAACAATCCTGTTGATAAACTTGAGGTTATTGTAGATAGAATGAGATTCAATAACGAGTTAAGTGATTTGGATGGTTTGAAGAGATACTATGGCGGGTTCCCTGGAGCTCCCGAGCTCGGgagtttgaaagaatcCGAAATACATGAGGATCTTACAGGAATACAGCACCGCTGA
- the NOP12 gene encoding rRNA-processing protein NOP12: MSALNQLFGAASETKATSSVASLFAKPNHVDELKVKAKARTVLPEIPVEEEEEQTGVEAEAEVEAEAEDEEAEVEQPKKKKKKTKKTETDENDDLETKYYAKVLGEGETVEEKGGDDNNDSGSDSDEEVSEKTAETGSADSSSAKVIDLKEKELEKAERTIFVGNVPNEVITSKKLYKEFKKLISTDPRSEEELLAANSDSIDFKVESIRFRSIAFEEALPRKVAFVQQKLHKSRDSINAYAVYSKPAPVKIMCQYLNGRVFHDHHLRIDSITHPAPHDKRRSVFVGNLDFEEIEENLWKHFESCGDIEYVRIVRDSKTNMGKGFAYVQFKDFQSVNKALLLHDKKIHEGKKARKLRISRCKNMKKSQNTRQSPLPNRKLNEQQKTKLGRAKKVLGKADRSKLGEELTIEGLRASKGETTPLLKRVKKRSKTGRVTKRSLAFKKQNPL, translated from the coding sequence ATGTCTGCATTGAATCAATTATTTGGGGCCGCATCTGAAACCAAGGCGACTTCTTCGGTGGCATCATTGTTCGCCAAGCCTAACCATGTGGATGAACTGAAGGTGAAAGCCAAGGCAAGAACTGTGCTTCCAGAAATTCCAgtggaggaagaagaggaacaGACGGGTGTAGAAGCAGAGGCCGAGGTCGAAGCGGAAGCGGAAGATGAGGAGGCAGAAGTAGaacaaccaaagaaaaagaagaagaagaccaaGAAGACGGAAACCGATGAGAACGATGATTTGGAGACTAAATACTATGCTAAAGTTTTGGGTGAAGGTGAAACTGTTGAAGAGAAGGGTGGtgatgataataatgaCTCTGgttctgattctgatgaagaagtgtCCGAGAAGACTGCGGAAACAGGCTCTGCCGATTCCTCTTCTGCTAAGGTCATCGacttaaaagaaaaggaattggaaaagGCAGAAAGGACCATTTTCGTCGGTAATGTTCCAAATGAAGTAATTACATCTAAGAAATTATACAAGGAATTCAAGAAACTTATTTCCACTGACCCTCgttctgaagaagagctGCTCGCCGCTAACTCTGACAGCATCGATTTCAAGGTGGAGAGTATCAGATTCAGATCGATTGCATTTGAAGAAGCGCTTCCAAGAAAAGTGGCTTTCGTACAACAGAAATTACACAAGTCAAGAGACTCCATTAACGCTTATGCTGTTTACTCGAAACCAGCACCTGTCAAGATCATGTGTCAATATCTAAACGGTAGAGTCTTCCACGATCACCATTTGAGAATCGATTCTATCACTCATCCAGCACCCCAtgacaaaagaagatctgTGTTTGTAGGTAACCttgactttgaagaaattgagGAGAACCTCTGGAAGCACTTTGAGTCTTGTGGTGATATTGAATACGTCCGTATTGTTCGTGATTCAAAGACGAACATGGGTAAAGGTTTCGCTTACGTGCAATTTAAAGATTTCCAATCGGTTAACAAAGCATTACTATTACATGACAAAAAGATCCACGAGGGAAAGAAAGCCAGAAAGCTAAGAATCTCCAGGTGTAAGAACATGAAGAAGAGCCAAAATACCCGTCAATCGCCTCTTCCAAATAGAAAACTTAatgaacaacaaaagacaaAGTTGGGTAGAGCTAAGAAGGTGTTAGGGAAAGCAGACAGATCTAAGCTCGGTGAAGAATTGACTATTGAAGGTTTGAGAGCCTCAAAGGGTGAAACTACACCACTTCTTAAGAgagtgaagaaaagatcaaagacTGGAAGAGTGACTAAGCGTTCTCTTGCATTTAAGAAGCAGAACCCTCTATGA
- the SYN8 gene encoding syntaxin → MNILKIEYEIDTLLEIVDERIRLIDVLHMQPSKNDNMKLKKHLNQCIDLLKEYENDVMSSEQEKFEELVSKYNEAVESLPDGVVDRMIYHFELKPHFKEQKKVRFKEQLLEEYEQHEPSKSFKPYKDHEEDTDDSLDAKKQELLGNQEAGTPQLSISKHVSNHDIFIQQQQQLMEQETHLSGLSDSISRTHGISLEINQEVGHQNEGLLTDLERQVDRSEGNLQRAGRRLDAYRANSREKNTCFIIVILTVILFILLII, encoded by the coding sequence atgaatattCTAAAGATTGAATACGAGATAGACACCCTATTGGAGATTGTGGATGAACGAATAAGATTAATAGATGTGCTACATATGCAGCCTTCGAAGAATGATAATATGAAACTTAAGAAGCATCTCAATCAATGTATTGACCTACTCAAAGAGTACGAAAATGATGTGATGTCTTCGGAACAAgagaagtttgaagaattggttTCGAAGTACAACGAGGCTGTTGAAAGTTTGCCAGACGGTGTAGTAGACAGAATGATATATCACTTTGAGCTAAAACCACACTTCAAAGAACAGAAAAAGGTACGCTTTAAGGAGCAGCTTCTGGAAGAATATGAACAGCATGAGCCTAGCAAAAGCTTTAAACCATATAAGGATCATGAAGAAGATACGGATGATTCGCTAGATGCGAAAAAGCAGGAATTATTAGGGAACCAGGAGGCAGGAACTCCACAGTTAAGCATTTCTAAACATGTTTCAAATCACGATATTTTCattcagcagcagcagcagctaaTGGAGCAGGAAACCCATCTGTCGGGGCTCTCGGATTCTATAAGCAGGACTCATGGCATATCTCTTGAGATCAACCAGGAAGTAGGACATCAAAATGAAGGTCTTTTAACTGATCTCGAAAGACAAGTGGATAGGAGTGAAGGTAACTTGCAGAGAGCGGGAAGACGATTAGATGCATACAGAGCCAATTCGAGGGAGAAAAACACTTGTTTCATCATTGTAATATTAACGGTGATtctctttatattattGATTATCTGA
- the NGL1 gene encoding RNA exonuclease produces the protein MFGRRLLPVLKKFPNKAVAKSPSCASNGPSNDRFTMLTYNMLSPHYMWPQVYTYVQEKYKDWGYRHQLLETELFYKYKADIICLQELTGTDYNEFWKDQMKNRINYGSNFAIKPPPTYWTKSEKDMDGVGIFYNLDKFTYLFSNQIYLNDLVGTFDQQELNYLHNQNITLTNGAGDVIGQDNVYNVSKARNQVCLFVLLRHKETKSIIVVINTHLYWKYDEVKLVQCLTIMRKLQRIIKGLLMGLEDVTYSNVKILFSGDFNSTRDSLVIKFLNGEMINHGDINLQNPMRAYLSHSIYDEIPDDSYIHTCYSGKLKGIFDYIWFHQGDFEVVKVLSGAEVSKELDSLQQFGLPNENHPSDHIPVLTELRIL, from the coding sequence ATGTTTGGACGAAGACTCCTTCCTGTTCTTAAAAAGTTTCCCAATAAAGCAGTAGCAAAATCTCCTTCATGTGCAAGCAATGGTCCATCAAATGATAGGTTTACAATGTTGACTTATAATATGTTGTCTCCCCACTACATGTGGCCCCAAGTTTACACCTatgttcaagaaaagtaCAAGGATTGGGGATACAGACATCAATTATTGGAAACAGAATTGTTTTACAAGTACAAGGCGGACATCATTTGCTTACAGGAGTTGACTGGTACCGATTACAATGAGTTTTGGAAAGACCAGATGAAGAATAGAATAAATTATGGGTCTAACTTTGCTATTAAACCCCCTCCAACGTATTGGACAAAATCAGAGAAAGACATGGATGGGGTAGGCATATTCTACAACCTGGATAAATTCACTTATTTGTTCTCCAATCAAATATATCTCAATGATCTCGTAGGGACTTTTGATCAGCAAGAGCTTAACTATCTTCataatcaaaatataacaCTAACAAACGGGGCAGGCGATGTAATTGGTCAAGACAATGTGTACAATGTATCGAAGGCTAGAAACCAGGTTTGCTTATTTGTGCTCTTAAGGCACAAAGAAACGAAGTCGATTATCGTAGTCATTAATACACATCTTTACTGGAAATATGATGAAGTCAAATTAGTCCAATGTTTAACTATCATGCGGAAACTACAACGAATCATTAAAGGTTTATTAATGGGACTTGAAGATGTCACTTATTCTAATGTAAAGATATTGTTTAGTGGCGACTTCAATTCCACAAGAGATTCCCTGGTCATCAAGTTCTTAAACGGAGAAATGATCAATCATGGGGATATCAATTTACAGAACCCAATGCGTGCCTATTTAAGCCATTCCATCTATGATGAAATCCCAGATGATTCTTACATACACACTTGCTATTCAGGGAAGCTAAAAGGTATATTTGACTACATTTGGTTCCACCAAGGAGATTTCGAGGTAGTAAAGGTTCTAAGTGGTGCAGAAGTATCAAAAGAACTGGATAGTCTACAACAGTTTGGTCTTCCGAATGAAAACCATCCAAGTGATCATATCCCAGTGCTAACAGAGCTAAGAATACTATGA